In one Polaribacter sp. ALD11 genomic region, the following are encoded:
- a CDS encoding TonB-dependent siderophore receptor: MKKITILLLLLVTFVNAQTVPKKRDSLGGVLDEIVIIAAKKKKIETDMKMAVSVDEFLASSDNISFIKRGAYAWEPLLNNMSTERSMVTIDGMHVFGACSDKMDPITSYLESNNISEVDIKSGQAGSLHGATIAGSIDLKRKSTAFGFARKWSGAYQTGFEFNNSQFFNLANVSYSNDKLVVDGSISNRKAENYSDGNNHEVNHSQYEKLNASLGVAYKTSDLSSVRVDAIFDRAKEVGFPALPMDLSLSRALITSVAYKQFFEKGIIKVWDTKVYFNAVEHYMDDTTRPENLVHMDMPGWSTTYGLVSKVNLNSENYASEIQLNAYNNLSIAEMRMYPQDRSERTMFAYSWPWVTTTYAGLSMNNYWDISDSSQLTFGGTLGVNYNYSKYVEFNWIFHPGTPQEKTRFLPSLHAGYNVNLGNFNLSAGGGYGHRAPSVSEGYGYYIYNSFDRYDYIGNPDLRNEISYEMNASAGFENEKISINTKVNYFYIQNYIIGRILSLGSPMNYQSVGVKGYTSLDYATLFNFSINTNYTILQNLHWKGTITYARGLDDNQKNLPFIRPLSYQTSLHFSHKKFGFRTSLNGDLKQSHYSPEYGEDETPSYKNWNVSADYNFKIQDYKMVFQVGAENLFNEYYSTYADWGNIPRMGRNIFTSLKINF, from the coding sequence ATGAAAAAAATAACAATACTATTACTCTTATTAGTAACATTTGTAAACGCGCAAACTGTACCCAAAAAAAGGGATAGTTTAGGAGGTGTCTTGGATGAAATTGTAATTATTGCTGCAAAAAAGAAGAAAATAGAAACAGATATGAAAATGGCTGTTTCTGTTGATGAGTTTTTGGCTTCTTCAGATAACATCAGTTTTATTAAACGTGGTGCTTATGCTTGGGAACCTTTGTTGAATAATATGAGTACGGAGCGTTCTATGGTTACCATAGATGGCATGCATGTTTTTGGTGCTTGTAGCGATAAAATGGATCCGATAACTTCTTATTTGGAAAGTAATAATATTTCTGAGGTTGATATAAAATCAGGTCAAGCAGGAAGTTTACATGGAGCAACTATAGCAGGAAGTATCGATTTGAAAAGAAAGAGTACTGCATTCGGTTTTGCAAGAAAATGGAGTGGTGCTTATCAAACAGGTTTTGAGTTTAATAATAGTCAGTTTTTTAACCTTGCCAATGTTTCTTATTCCAATGATAAATTGGTTGTGGATGGAAGTATTTCTAACCGAAAAGCAGAAAATTATAGCGACGGGAATAACCACGAAGTAAACCACTCTCAATACGAGAAATTAAATGCATCCTTAGGTGTTGCTTATAAAACAAGTGATTTATCCTCTGTAAGAGTAGATGCTATTTTTGATAGAGCAAAAGAGGTTGGTTTTCCTGCATTACCAATGGATTTATCTCTTTCTAGAGCTTTAATTACGTCTGTTGCCTACAAACAATTTTTTGAAAAAGGCATCATAAAAGTTTGGGATACCAAAGTCTATTTTAACGCTGTAGAGCATTACATGGATGATACCACACGTCCGGAAAACTTGGTGCACATGGACATGCCAGGTTGGAGCACCACCTATGGATTGGTTTCTAAAGTGAATCTAAACAGTGAAAATTATGCATCAGAAATACAGTTAAACGCCTACAATAATTTATCGATTGCAGAAATGCGAATGTATCCGCAAGACAGAAGCGAAAGAACCATGTTTGCCTATAGTTGGCCTTGGGTTACCACAACTTATGCTGGCCTTTCTATGAATAATTATTGGGATATTTCAGATAGCAGTCAATTGACTTTTGGAGGAACTTTAGGTGTCAATTACAATTATTCTAAATACGTAGAATTCAACTGGATTTTTCATCCAGGAACACCACAAGAAAAAACAAGGTTTCTACCAAGTTTACACGCGGGGTATAACGTAAATCTAGGTAATTTTAATCTTTCTGCTGGCGGAGGTTATGGGCACAGAGCTCCTTCTGTATCCGAAGGTTATGGGTATTATATCTACAATAGTTTCGATCGTTACGATTACATCGGAAATCCTGATTTAAGAAACGAGATTTCTTATGAAATGAATGCAAGCGCTGGTTTCGAAAACGAAAAAATAAGCATCAACACCAAAGTAAACTACTTCTATATTCAGAATTATATTATAGGAAGAATCTTAAGTTTAGGAAGCCCAATGAATTATCAATCTGTTGGTGTTAAAGGATATACATCGTTAGATTATGCAACACTTTTTAATTTCTCAATAAATACCAATTATACCATTTTACAGAATTTACATTGGAAAGGAACGATAACCTACGCGAGAGGTTTAGATGATAATCAAAAGAACTTACCATTTATCCGTCCGTTAAGTTATCAAACTTCATTGCATTTTTCTCATAAAAAATTCGGATTTAGAACTTCCTTAAATGGAGATTTAAAACAAAGTCATTACAGTCCGGAATACGGAGAAGATGAAACACCATCTTACAAAAATTGG